A single window of Oerskovia paurometabola DNA harbors:
- a CDS encoding cytochrome c biogenesis CcdA family protein has translation MGPLSFAGDVGSTFATTAFSGSMLLAVPVAILAGLVSFASPCVLPLVPGYVGYVSGLAAANAGTGTRAGGGGTALKTGRTTGRWRVVTGVGLFVAGFTLVFVLLMVAAGAIGVHVKEWEGVITRVLGVVVILMGFAFMGAMPFLQRDRRLHLSPTAGLWGAPLLGIVFGLGWAPCIGPTLTAVVALSLDEATVGRGAILGIAYSLGLGIPFLLIGIGLERSKKAVAFLRRHRVAIMRIGGGMLILIGLALVTGVWGTWTARLSGLITGFETVI, from the coding sequence ATGGGTCCCCTCTCGTTCGCCGGCGACGTCGGCAGCACGTTCGCCACGACCGCGTTCAGCGGCTCGATGCTCCTGGCCGTGCCCGTCGCGATCCTCGCGGGGCTCGTGTCGTTCGCGTCTCCGTGCGTCCTGCCGCTCGTCCCCGGCTACGTCGGGTACGTGAGCGGGCTCGCGGCGGCCAACGCCGGGACCGGCACCCGTGCGGGTGGCGGAGGCACCGCCCTGAAGACGGGCCGGACCACCGGGCGATGGCGCGTCGTGACCGGCGTGGGGCTGTTCGTCGCGGGCTTCACGCTCGTGTTCGTGCTGCTCATGGTCGCCGCGGGCGCCATCGGGGTCCACGTCAAGGAGTGGGAGGGCGTCATCACGCGCGTCCTCGGGGTCGTCGTGATCCTCATGGGCTTCGCGTTCATGGGCGCCATGCCGTTCCTCCAGCGCGACCGCCGCCTGCACCTGAGCCCCACCGCCGGACTCTGGGGCGCCCCGCTGCTCGGCATCGTGTTCGGGCTCGGCTGGGCGCCCTGCATCGGCCCGACCCTCACGGCCGTCGTGGCGCTCTCGCTCGACGAGGCCACCGTGGGACGGGGGGCGATCCTCGGGATCGCCTACAGCCTGGGCCTGGGCATCCCGTTCCTGCTCATCGGGATCGGGCTCGAGCGCTCCAAGAAGGCCGTGGCGTTCCTCCGTCGCCACCGCGTCGCGATCATGCGCATCGGCGGCGGCATGCTCATCCTCATCGGCCTGGCCCTCGTGACGGGCGTCTGGGGCACCTGGACCGCGCGCCTCAGCGGGCTCATCACCGGCTTCGAGACGGTGATCTGA
- the resB gene encoding cytochrome c biogenesis protein ResB, producing MSDKDLYRPEGIDDAFSHPEPDAGRTDGETTPPTGAAPSGRKGRATPTGTDAAGGPAPQLPALGLRGTLRWTWRQVTSMRVALMLLMLLAVAAVPGSVLPQRPQDPAAVLTYLQDNPGTGEWLDRLGFFDVYASVWFSAIYILLFVSLVGCILPRTKAHLQAVRNRPPRTPRRFDRFPAKAETTSTATPDEVVDAAVKHLRGRLRWLPTFRVDVGTEPADPARGLPERRTVAAERGYLRESGNLVFHLSLLGLLVAVATGQLLHFRGQAIITEGRGFANAVVDYDTFENGSLFSPSSLVPFSMTLDSFDAQFAMDAVAFAQSRDFTAHVTVRDPDGTSQQEQIKVNHPIVAGGAKIYLQGNGYAPEITIHDAEGQVAFAGRVPFLPEDTMYTSRGVVKVPDTSAGLDQIGLVGYFLPTAEVDEVGARSTFPQPINPLLVLEVYRGDLGLDEGLPQNVYRLNTDTLTPSVDAEGERVRVLVAPGETVELPDGLGTITLAEGEVPRYVALDLRHDPALVWILVFALGALGGLAVSLFTPRRRVWLRVWSEETPDGASPARRTVVSVAGLARGDDAGLQGEVDRVVESLPGAPPTTDPPAERPAAPRTPSSPRSTGQARTDRPRKADR from the coding sequence ATGAGCGACAAGGACCTGTACCGCCCCGAGGGCATCGACGACGCGTTCAGCCACCCCGAGCCCGACGCGGGCCGGACCGACGGCGAGACGACCCCGCCGACGGGAGCGGCGCCGTCGGGCCGGAAGGGGCGCGCGACGCCCACCGGCACCGACGCCGCCGGCGGACCTGCCCCGCAGCTCCCCGCGCTCGGCCTGCGCGGCACGCTGCGCTGGACGTGGCGCCAGGTGACCAGCATGCGCGTCGCGCTCATGCTGCTCATGCTGCTCGCCGTCGCCGCCGTCCCCGGCTCGGTGCTGCCGCAGCGCCCCCAGGACCCGGCCGCCGTCCTCACCTACCTCCAGGACAACCCCGGCACCGGCGAGTGGCTCGACCGGCTCGGGTTCTTCGACGTCTACGCGTCGGTGTGGTTCTCCGCGATCTACATCCTGCTGTTCGTCTCGCTCGTGGGCTGCATCCTGCCGCGCACCAAGGCGCACCTCCAGGCCGTGCGCAACCGCCCACCCCGCACCCCCCGCAGGTTCGACCGCTTCCCGGCCAAGGCCGAGACGACCAGCACCGCGACGCCCGACGAGGTCGTGGACGCGGCGGTCAAGCACCTGCGTGGTCGGCTGCGCTGGCTGCCGACGTTCCGCGTCGACGTCGGGACCGAGCCCGCCGACCCGGCCCGGGGGCTGCCCGAGCGGCGGACCGTGGCCGCAGAGCGCGGCTACCTGCGCGAGTCCGGGAACCTCGTCTTCCACCTGTCGCTCCTCGGGCTGCTCGTGGCCGTCGCCACGGGCCAGCTCCTGCACTTCCGCGGCCAGGCGATCATCACCGAGGGGCGCGGGTTCGCGAACGCGGTCGTCGACTACGACACGTTCGAGAACGGCTCGCTGTTCAGCCCGTCCTCGCTCGTCCCGTTCTCCATGACGCTCGACTCGTTCGACGCGCAGTTCGCGATGGACGCCGTGGCGTTCGCGCAGTCGCGCGACTTCACGGCCCACGTCACGGTGCGCGACCCCGACGGCACGTCCCAGCAGGAGCAGATCAAGGTCAACCACCCCATCGTGGCCGGCGGCGCCAAGATCTACCTCCAGGGCAACGGCTACGCGCCCGAGATCACGATCCACGACGCCGAGGGCCAGGTCGCGTTCGCCGGCCGCGTGCCCTTCCTGCCCGAGGACACCATGTACACCTCGCGCGGCGTCGTGAAGGTCCCGGACACCTCGGCCGGTCTCGACCAGATCGGGCTGGTCGGGTACTTCCTGCCCACGGCCGAGGTCGACGAGGTCGGCGCGCGCTCGACCTTCCCGCAACCGATCAACCCCCTGCTGGTGCTCGAGGTCTACCGGGGCGACCTGGGTCTCGACGAAGGCCTGCCGCAGAACGTGTACCGCCTCAACACGGACACGCTCACGCCCTCGGTCGACGCCGAGGGGGAACGCGTGAGGGTGCTCGTCGCCCCGGGCGAGACCGTCGAGCTGCCCGACGGACTGGGCACCATCACGCTCGCCGAGGGCGAGGTCCCGCGCTACGTCGCGCTCGACCTGCGCCACGACCCGGCGCTCGTCTGGATCCTCGTCTTCGCGCTCGGTGCGCTCGGAGGGCTCGCCGTCTCGCTCTTCACGCCGCGCCGTCGCGTCTGGCTGCGCGTGTGGAGCGAGGAGACGCCCGACGGCGCGTCGCCCGCACGGCGTACCGTCGTGAGTGTCGCGGGCCTCGCCCGCGGTGACGACGCGGGCCTCCAGGGCGAGGTCGACCGCGTGGTGGAGTCGCTGCCCGGCGCCCCGCCCACGACCGACCCACCCGCCGAGCGCCCCGCTGCGCCACGCACCCCGTCCTCCCCCCGCTCGACCGGTCAGGCTCGCACCGACCGACCACGAAAGGCTGACCGATGA
- the ccsB gene encoding c-type cytochrome biogenesis protein CcsB — MTVADLSSDLVWAAATALTVAFVAFAIDLSRLGAKEPLPAEVDTTAAEGDASVAVALATPAKPVSRKAAGIGISTGWLGTALLLAAIVTRGIAAGRAPWANMYEFTLVGAFVAMAVFLGVSLRRDVRFLGAFVTGLAVLFLVVAQNSFFLDATGVQPALQSYWLVIHVGVAIIATGIFTVAFVMSSIQLLRDSRENGNGFLGHPAWRWLDTTPRPAQLEALSFRLNAVAFVLWTFTIIGGAIWAEHAWGRYWGWDPKEVWSFVVWVVYAAYLHARTTRGWSGRRAAYFVLVGYACVLFNFTGVNLIFNGKHSYSGITTQE; from the coding sequence ATGACCGTTGCCGACCTGAGCTCCGACCTGGTGTGGGCGGCCGCGACCGCCCTCACGGTCGCGTTCGTCGCGTTCGCGATCGACCTGTCCAGGCTGGGCGCCAAGGAGCCGCTCCCGGCGGAGGTCGATACCACCGCCGCCGAGGGGGACGCCTCGGTCGCCGTGGCCCTCGCCACCCCCGCCAAGCCGGTCTCGCGCAAGGCCGCCGGCATCGGCATCTCGACGGGCTGGCTGGGCACCGCCCTGCTGCTCGCCGCGATCGTGACCCGGGGCATCGCGGCGGGCCGTGCGCCCTGGGCCAACATGTACGAGTTCACGCTCGTCGGCGCGTTCGTCGCGATGGCGGTCTTCCTCGGCGTGAGCCTGCGCCGCGACGTGCGGTTCCTCGGGGCGTTCGTCACGGGGCTCGCGGTGCTGTTCCTCGTGGTCGCGCAGAACTCGTTCTTCCTCGACGCCACGGGCGTGCAGCCCGCACTCCAGTCCTACTGGCTCGTGATCCACGTGGGGGTCGCGATCATCGCCACGGGCATCTTCACGGTCGCGTTCGTCATGTCCTCGATCCAGCTCCTGCGCGACTCCCGCGAGAACGGCAACGGCTTCCTGGGGCACCCGGCCTGGCGGTGGCTCGACACGACGCCCCGGCCCGCGCAGCTCGAAGCCCTGAGCTTCCGCCTCAACGCGGTCGCTTTCGTGCTGTGGACCTTCACGATCATCGGCGGAGCGATCTGGGCCGAGCACGCCTGGGGCCGCTACTGGGGCTGGGACCCCAAGGAGGTCTGGAGCTTCGTCGTGTGGGTCGTGTACGCGGCCTACCTGCACGCCCGGACCACGCGCGGCTGGTCGGGGCGTCGCGCGGCGTACTTCGTGCTCGTCGGCTACGCGTGCGTGCTCTTCAACTTCACGGGCGTCAACCTGATCTTCAACGGCAAGCACTCGTACTCGGGCATCACGACGCAGGAGTGA
- a CDS encoding LCP family protein has protein sequence MRQARGGRKASGTDHETGGGDMPAGGGQGERHVRSRREHRVLRVVGLVTTAVLAFGVSGATAVLVKTLGNVDQVDNKGLVAPEADRPPAPVPDPEDPLAGLPVNLVLIGSDDRSGANAAIGGAEDGMRSDTTMLLHVSADRSRVELVSVPRDLRIAIPSCTVTGGGTTRASSQATFNEAFSRGWVGGKDLASAATCTQMTVEKMSGVRTDGFLVVDFAGFQTMVDALDGVPMCIPEDMDDKESNLHLSAGTQTLTGAQALALARARHGLSDGSDTYRMGRQQALLAAMTKSVLSQNVLTDLPNLLQFLDAATSSLSISGGVDLKGLAFSLRSVRPDAVTFLTIPSGPQPSNVNRVILTPAAADVWARLAADQPVVPEPEVEPVAPTPTTPQEPSTPNGADPVPPAPTTPEPAAPVDPLADRKPGEAITSADAQAAC, from the coding sequence GTGAGACAAGCACGAGGGGGACGCAAGGCGTCCGGCACGGACCACGAGACGGGCGGCGGCGACATGCCGGCAGGCGGCGGGCAGGGGGAGCGCCACGTCCGGTCGCGGCGTGAGCATCGCGTCCTGAGGGTCGTCGGCCTCGTCACGACGGCGGTCCTCGCGTTCGGGGTCTCGGGGGCGACCGCGGTGCTCGTCAAGACGTTGGGGAACGTCGACCAGGTCGACAACAAGGGGCTCGTCGCCCCGGAGGCCGACCGCCCACCGGCCCCGGTGCCCGACCCCGAGGACCCGCTCGCGGGGCTGCCCGTCAACCTCGTGCTGATCGGGTCGGACGACCGGTCCGGGGCGAACGCAGCGATCGGCGGAGCCGAGGACGGCATGCGCTCGGACACCACGATGCTCCTGCACGTCTCGGCCGACCGCTCGCGCGTCGAGCTCGTCTCGGTCCCGCGCGACCTGCGGATCGCCATCCCGTCGTGCACGGTCACGGGAGGTGGGACGACGCGGGCGTCGTCCCAGGCGACGTTCAACGAGGCGTTCTCCCGGGGCTGGGTCGGGGGCAAGGACCTCGCGTCGGCGGCGACGTGCACGCAGATGACCGTCGAGAAGATGTCGGGCGTGCGGACGGACGGCTTCCTGGTCGTGGACTTCGCTGGCTTCCAGACCATGGTCGACGCCCTCGACGGGGTGCCGATGTGCATCCCCGAGGACATGGACGACAAGGAGTCGAACCTTCACCTCAGCGCGGGGACGCAGACCCTGACCGGAGCCCAGGCGCTCGCGCTCGCTCGCGCCCGGCACGGCCTGAGCGACGGGTCCGACACCTATCGGATGGGCCGGCAGCAGGCGTTGCTCGCGGCGATGACGAAGTCCGTCCTGTCGCAGAACGTCCTCACGGACCTGCCGAACCTGCTCCAGTTCCTGGACGCCGCGACCAGCTCGCTGTCGATCAGCGGGGGAGTCGACCTCAAGGGCCTCGCGTTCTCGCTGAGGTCGGTGCGGCCCGACGCCGTGACGTTCCTGACGATCCCGTCGGGTCCTCAGCCGAGCAACGTCAACCGCGTGATACTGACGCCGGCCGCCGCCGACGTGTGGGCGAGGCTCGCGGCGGACCAGCCGGTCGTCCCCGAGCCGGAGGTCGAACCCGTGGCACCCACGCCCACGACGCCCCAGGAGCCCAGCACGCCGAACGGAGCCGACCCGGTCCCGCCGGCCCCGACGACCCCCGAGCCGGCGGCGCCGGTCGACCCGCTGGCCGACCGCAAGCCTGGTGAGGCGATCACCTCGGCCGACGCCCAGGCCGCGTGCTGA
- a CDS encoding PLD nuclease N-terminal domain-containing protein: MSRVLLTLLAVGLAVYALSDCATSDENDRSGIPKGLWIVMIIFLPFVGPLAWILVSRTQRARHATAGGSPAPGRARPGARRRPAAPVAPDDDPDFLWKLEQQRRREARGEGTDPGPTAGPTPGGPSGSPRGTSDDDGPRDTSPGETDGAPGTPSSGSGDPA, from the coding sequence ATGTCCCGCGTCCTGCTGACCCTGCTCGCCGTAGGCCTCGCGGTCTACGCCCTCTCCGACTGTGCCACGAGCGACGAGAACGACCGGAGCGGGATCCCCAAGGGCCTGTGGATCGTGATGATCATCTTCCTGCCCTTCGTCGGGCCGCTCGCCTGGATCCTCGTCTCGCGCACGCAGCGCGCCCGGCACGCGACCGCGGGCGGCTCGCCTGCGCCGGGCCGGGCCCGTCCTGGGGCACGTCGACGCCCGGCGGCCCCGGTAGCCCCGGACGACGACCCGGACTTCCTGTGGAAGCTCGAGCAGCAGCGCCGCCGCGAGGCCCGCGGCGAGGGCACGGACCCCGGCCCGACGGCGGGCCCCACCCCGGGAGGCCCCTCTGGTTCCCCCCGCGGGACCTCGGACGACGACGGCCCGCGCGACACCTCGCCCGGCGAGACGGACGGGGCACCCGGCACGCCGTCGTCGGGCAGCGGCGACCCCGCCTAG
- a CDS encoding DUF4229 domain-containing protein, with protein sequence MVIYSALRLAIFAVLFVVLYALNLGHWVVCAVIAAVLAFLVSYLALRGPRERAAQYLADRAARRRVTGEKFSREIEDDAAFEDAAVESAGSTASATPAEAPADRPGRTPATDA encoded by the coding sequence ATGGTCATCTACTCCGCGCTGCGCCTGGCGATCTTCGCGGTCCTCTTCGTCGTCCTGTACGCCCTGAACCTGGGTCACTGGGTCGTGTGCGCGGTCATCGCGGCCGTCCTGGCGTTCCTGGTCTCCTACCTCGCGCTGCGCGGCCCGCGCGAGCGTGCCGCCCAGTACCTCGCCGACCGCGCCGCGCGGCGCAGGGTAACGGGCGAGAAGTTCTCGCGGGAGATCGAGGACGACGCGGCGTTCGAGGACGCTGCCGTCGAGTCCGCCGGGTCCACGGCCTCGGCCACCCCGGCCGAGGCGCCCGCGGACCGACCGGGGCGCACCCCGGCCACGGACGCCTAG
- a CDS encoding 1,4-dihydroxy-2-naphthoate polyprenyltransferase yields MATSAEWVAGARLRTLPAAAAPVLVGSGAAAQVDSFAFWPALLALGVALALQVGVNYANDYSDGVRGTDVDRVGPMRLTASGAALASQVRNAAFACFGVAAVLGLGLVALTGHWWLLAVGALAIVAAWFYTGGKNPYGYRGLGEVGVFVFFGLVAVLGTTYTQADRVTWVAGVGAVAVGLLACALLMINNVRDIPTDVLAGKRTVAVRLGDFRARRAYVAMIWVPLLLGVVCAFAAPWSLLVLLLLLPAVLLTLPVVAGARGPLLVPVLAGTGMFELGYGVLLGLGLAL; encoded by the coding sequence ATGGCCACCTCTGCCGAATGGGTCGCAGGCGCCCGCCTGCGGACCCTCCCCGCGGCGGCCGCACCCGTCCTCGTCGGCTCGGGCGCTGCCGCCCAGGTCGACTCCTTCGCGTTCTGGCCCGCGCTCCTGGCGCTGGGCGTCGCGCTCGCGCTCCAGGTCGGCGTGAACTACGCGAACGACTACTCGGACGGGGTCCGTGGGACGGACGTCGACCGCGTCGGGCCCATGCGGCTCACGGCCTCGGGGGCGGCCCTCGCGTCCCAGGTGCGCAACGCCGCGTTCGCGTGCTTCGGGGTCGCCGCCGTGCTGGGACTGGGTCTCGTCGCCCTCACGGGGCACTGGTGGCTCCTGGCCGTCGGGGCGCTCGCGATCGTCGCGGCGTGGTTCTACACGGGCGGCAAGAACCCGTACGGGTACCGGGGCCTCGGGGAGGTCGGCGTGTTCGTGTTCTTCGGGCTCGTGGCGGTCCTCGGCACCACGTACACGCAGGCCGACCGCGTGACGTGGGTCGCGGGGGTCGGGGCCGTGGCCGTGGGCCTCCTCGCGTGCGCGCTGCTGATGATCAACAACGTGCGCGACATCCCCACGGACGTGCTCGCGGGCAAGCGCACCGTCGCGGTACGCCTCGGCGACTTCCGGGCCCGGCGCGCGTACGTCGCCATGATCTGGGTCCCGCTCCTGCTGGGCGTGGTGTGCGCGTTCGCCGCGCCGTGGTCGCTGCTCGTGCTGCTCCTGCTGCTGCCCGCGGTGCTGCTGACCCTGCCCGTGGTCGCCGGGGCGCGTGGCCCGCTCCTCGTCCCCGTCCTCGCGGGCACGGGGATGTTCGAGCTCGGGTACGGGGTGCTGCTGGGCCTGGGGCTCGCGCTCTAG
- a CDS encoding AMP-binding protein, translating to MPRAEGTAPADVADLRAAVADALAGRGPAVAPSPLAFSGPLPAGTALVLQTSGSTGLPREVALGADALVASARSTHQRLGGDGQWLLTLPPTHVAGLQVVLRSVVAGTRLVAADLDAPFTAAGFAAAAARMDAGRRYVSLVPTQLHRLLHPGPGSEPALAALRSFDAILLGGAAASPVLLARAREAGATVVTTYGMTETSGGCVYDGVALEGVRVRVVDGASGHELGPDTAGVVEISGPVLATGYLGDEALTAATFRIDPDGTRWLRTSDLGALAPDGVLTVLGRADDVIVTGGVNVAPAAVEAVLAAALAGTDGLGEVSVVGVPDAEWGQRVVAVVETTTGERRSPSADGELLARARHAVATTLGPPAAPRDLLVVSALPRRGPGKIDRTAVTELAVRTAPRTH from the coding sequence ATGCCACGCGCCGAGGGAACCGCACCTGCTGACGTCGCCGACCTGCGGGCCGCGGTGGCCGACGCCCTCGCCGGGCGCGGACCGGCCGTCGCACCCTCCCCGCTCGCGTTCTCGGGCCCCCTCCCGGCGGGGACGGCGCTCGTGCTGCAGACCTCTGGCTCGACCGGGCTGCCCCGCGAGGTCGCGCTCGGCGCGGACGCGCTGGTCGCCTCCGCGCGCTCGACGCACCAGCGCCTCGGTGGGGACGGGCAGTGGCTCCTGACCCTGCCCCCCACGCACGTGGCCGGGCTCCAGGTCGTCCTGCGGTCGGTCGTCGCCGGGACGCGGCTCGTCGCCGCCGACCTCGACGCCCCGTTCACCGCCGCGGGCTTCGCCGCCGCCGCGGCCCGCATGGACGCAGGCCGTCGGTACGTGTCGCTCGTCCCGACCCAGCTCCACCGACTCCTGCACCCGGGACCGGGGAGCGAGCCCGCGCTCGCCGCGCTGCGCTCGTTCGACGCGATCCTCCTCGGCGGCGCCGCGGCGTCGCCCGTGCTCCTCGCGCGAGCGCGCGAGGCGGGCGCCACGGTCGTCACCACCTACGGCATGACCGAGACGAGCGGCGGCTGCGTGTACGACGGCGTCGCGCTCGAGGGCGTCCGGGTGCGGGTCGTGGACGGGGCGTCCGGGCACGAGCTCGGGCCCGACACCGCGGGCGTCGTCGAGATCTCGGGACCCGTGCTCGCCACGGGGTACCTGGGCGACGAGGCGCTCACGGCCGCGACCTTCCGCATCGACCCTGACGGGACACGGTGGCTGCGCACGAGCGACCTGGGCGCTCTCGCCCCGGACGGCGTCCTGACGGTGCTCGGGCGGGCGGACGACGTGATCGTCACGGGTGGGGTCAACGTGGCGCCGGCAGCGGTCGAGGCCGTGCTCGCCGCGGCGCTCGCAGGCACCGACGGGCTGGGCGAGGTCAGCGTCGTCGGCGTCCCGGACGCCGAGTGGGGGCAGCGCGTCGTCGCCGTGGTCGAGACGACGACCGGCGAGCGACGCTCCCCGTCGGCGGACGGGGAGCTGCTGGCCCGGGCGCGCCACGCGGTCGCGACTACGCTGGGACCGCCCGCCGCCCCACGCGACCTGCTCGTCGTGTCGGCCCTGCCCCGCCGGGGGCCGGGCAAGATCGACCGGACGGCCGTGACCGAGCTCGCCGTCCGCACCGCACCACGCACCCACTGA
- a CDS encoding DUF3048 domain-containing protein, translating into MDKVRMSRVGWATTVVAGLLVLSACGGGAPTDATTKVVPSAVDAAKASPPAPVVPVVWPLTGVATETVDARPAVAVKIENLPAARPQTGLDQADMVWEEVVEGGITRFVAVFHSQVPETVGPIRSVRPMDPSIFGPTAGVLVYSGGQPPFVAAVGEAGLQSIVHDEGDGGFFLKKGKRAPHNLYGTMADFFSQAEGDRTAPPEQFRHTRTPGQGTATVAGAPFALLDVKLTHSSRAQWQWGTAENAFLRSEGTTPAVSPEGVRLSAANVVVLSVEMVNTTFVDPAGTPVPETKLVGTGEGLVASGGKQVAVTWSKDAVEAPLVLTGPDGAPVLLEQGTTWVELVPRGSGSYAVS; encoded by the coding sequence ATGGACAAGGTGAGGATGTCGCGGGTCGGATGGGCCACGACGGTGGTGGCAGGTCTGCTGGTGCTCTCCGCCTGTGGCGGGGGCGCGCCGACGGACGCCACGACGAAGGTCGTCCCGTCCGCTGTCGACGCGGCCAAGGCCTCTCCGCCCGCGCCCGTCGTGCCCGTCGTGTGGCCGCTCACGGGAGTCGCCACGGAGACCGTGGACGCACGCCCGGCGGTGGCGGTGAAGATCGAGAACCTTCCTGCGGCCCGCCCCCAGACCGGGCTGGACCAGGCCGACATGGTCTGGGAGGAGGTGGTCGAGGGCGGGATCACCCGGTTCGTCGCGGTCTTCCACTCCCAGGTCCCGGAGACCGTCGGTCCCATCCGGTCCGTGCGACCCATGGACCCGTCGATCTTCGGCCCGACCGCGGGCGTCCTCGTCTACAGCGGTGGGCAGCCGCCCTTCGTCGCGGCGGTCGGTGAGGCGGGCCTGCAGTCGATCGTCCACGACGAGGGCGACGGCGGCTTCTTCCTCAAGAAGGGCAAGAGAGCCCCGCACAACCTGTACGGCACCATGGCCGACTTCTTCTCGCAGGCAGAAGGGGACCGCACGGCCCCGCCCGAGCAGTTCCGGCACACGCGGACCCCGGGGCAGGGTACGGCCACGGTGGCCGGGGCGCCCTTCGCGCTCCTCGACGTCAAGCTGACCCACTCGAGCCGGGCGCAGTGGCAGTGGGGGACCGCGGAGAACGCCTTCCTGCGGAGCGAGGGCACGACCCCCGCGGTCTCCCCCGAGGGGGTGCGTCTCTCCGCGGCGAACGTGGTCGTGCTGAGCGTCGAGATGGTCAACACCACGTTCGTGGACCCGGCGGGAACTCCCGTGCCGGAGACCAAGCTCGTCGGCACGGGGGAGGGGCTCGTGGCGAGCGGCGGCAAGCAGGTCGCGGTGACGTGGTCCAAGGACGCGGTCGAGGCGCCGCTGGTCCTCACGGGGCCCGACGGCGCCCCCGTCCTCCTGGAGCAGGGCACGACCTGGGTCGAGCTCGTCCCGCGCGGGTCCGGGAGCTACGCGGTCAGCTGA
- a CDS encoding RBBP9/YdeN family alpha/beta hydrolase: MTVLDDAAASDRSAAQPLDTLPPVTRVVVVHGLGATADNHWFGAVRDRYAAQGLEVVVPDLPHSQAPDLDVWLVTLAGVIGPLDERTVLVGHSLGCVTILQHLGARQDDWRLGGLALVAGFVDEVPGIPEVDRFVERPLDPAGIAARTARRHVVVADDDPVVPRAHTEALARVLDAELTVVEGGGHFVAGGGFDRLPALEDVLDAWVSRPGRDERLTTVS; the protein is encoded by the coding sequence ATGACCGTTCTCGACGACGCCGCGGCGTCCGACCGCTCCGCCGCACAGCCGCTCGACACGCTCCCACCCGTGACCAGGGTCGTGGTCGTGCACGGCCTGGGCGCCACGGCCGACAACCACTGGTTCGGGGCGGTCCGCGACCGCTACGCGGCCCAGGGCCTCGAGGTCGTCGTCCCCGACCTGCCGCACTCGCAGGCGCCCGACCTCGACGTGTGGCTCGTGACCCTCGCCGGAGTGATCGGCCCCCTCGACGAGAGGACCGTGCTCGTGGGGCACAGCCTGGGCTGCGTCACCATCCTCCAGCACCTCGGAGCCCGGCAGGACGACTGGCGGCTCGGTGGGCTCGCCCTGGTCGCCGGGTTCGTCGACGAGGTCCCGGGGATCCCCGAGGTCGACCGTTTCGTCGAGCGTCCGCTCGACCCGGCCGGCATCGCGGCCCGCACCGCACGGCGGCACGTCGTGGTCGCCGACGACGACCCGGTCGTCCCGCGGGCCCACACCGAGGCCCTCGCGCGGGTCCTCGACGCCGAGCTCACGGTCGTCGAGGGCGGCGGGCACTTCGTCGCAGGGGGAGGGTTCGACCGGCTGCCGGCCCTCGAGGACGTCCTGGACGCCTGGGTGTCTCGCCCCGGCCGGGACGAGCGCCTGACGACGGTCAGCTGA
- a CDS encoding 1,4-dihydroxy-2-naphthoyl-CoA synthase yields MSSIPAQVSETFDPQAWRTVAGFEGLTDITYHRGVERGTRDGVAHERDLPVVRVAFHRPEVRNAFRPHTVDELYRVLDHARMTSDVGTVLLTGNGPSAKDGGWAFCSGGDQRIRGRDGYRYTTSEDAQTADAIDPAKAGRLHILEVQRLIRTMPKVVIAVVNGWAAGGGHSLHVVADLSIASREHARFKQTDANVGSFDAGYGSALFARQVGQKRAREVFFLAREYSAQDAYEWGAVNEVADHADLEPLALEYARIIATKSPQAIRMLKFAFNLADDGLAGQQVFAGEATRLAYMTDEAVEGRDAFLERRDPQWDEFPYYF; encoded by the coding sequence GTGAGCAGCATCCCCGCACAGGTGTCCGAGACGTTCGACCCCCAGGCATGGCGCACCGTCGCCGGCTTCGAGGGGCTCACCGACATCACCTACCACCGTGGTGTCGAACGCGGCACGCGCGACGGCGTGGCGCACGAGCGCGACCTGCCCGTCGTCCGTGTCGCCTTCCACCGGCCCGAGGTCCGCAACGCGTTCCGTCCCCACACCGTGGACGAGCTCTACCGGGTGCTCGACCACGCGCGCATGACGTCCGACGTCGGCACCGTCCTCCTCACGGGCAACGGCCCCTCGGCCAAGGACGGCGGCTGGGCGTTCTGCTCGGGCGGCGACCAACGCATCCGTGGCCGTGACGGGTACCGGTACACGACGAGCGAGGACGCCCAGACGGCCGACGCGATCGACCCTGCCAAGGCGGGGCGGTTGCACATCCTCGAGGTGCAACGCCTCATCCGGACCATGCCCAAGGTCGTGATCGCGGTCGTCAACGGCTGGGCCGCGGGCGGCGGGCACTCGCTGCACGTGGTCGCGGACCTGTCGATCGCGAGCCGCGAGCACGCCCGCTTCAAGCAGACCGACGCCAACGTGGGCTCGTTCGACGCGGGCTACGGCTCGGCGCTCTTCGCCCGGCAGGTGGGCCAGAAGCGCGCGCGCGAGGTGTTCTTCCTCGCCCGCGAGTACTCGGCCCAGGACGCGTACGAGTGGGGCGCGGTCAACGAGGTCGCGGACCACGCGGACCTCGAACCGCTCGCGCTCGAGTACGCGCGGATCATCGCGACCAAGTCTCCGCAGGCGATCCGCATGCTCAAGTTCGCGTTCAACCTCGCGGACGACGGTCTCGCGGGTCAGCAGGTCTTCGCCGGCGAGGCCACCCGACTGGCGTACATGACCGACGAGGCGGTCGAGGGACGTGACGCGTTCCTCGAGCGCCGGGACCCGCAGTGGGACGAGTTCCCGTACTACTTCTGA